The segment gttccaatcggcaccaaacttaggattttttcttaTTGACCTGAAACGAGCAATATAGCAAAATTTGGTttaagcactgacgaactgacacgacacttagaagaaaatcctttaaaaaccatcgtcctacacatttcgCTTGCACATTAGCACcgtctgttatgcatgtcgcggagtagctttcatttgcagggtttcatgctgtagggtttttacatttgtatggttttatactgaaaactcgaagcaacactcgcgcgccgcggtgtggccatgttgcgaaacatgcttttttgaaaaatgactagtttttgattggacgatggaattaacgcgagtgtcccgtctgtttgtctgtggtttaagTTTGACAacgtcgattacacgtttgaacatTTTCTCGGTTCATTCGACTTCACCTGGAATGACCCCTATGCGACAGGCAAACATTTTCAGAAAATCCGTTTTTTACCGTGAACAGTATTGACATACTCACTGGTGCTACCtttatagggtacgggagggtattttcagcatgtttctaaattcagcctatttgcctgtTCTTTCgccaaaaaaaatattctgccgacatataattttaatatgtttgtttcctttgagcctctttctttcatggaTTTGGTCTTCGccgtatttatttttagccctatatccttctagactccgctttttgtctggcgtagattgtttccgccgtcacaaagttcctggctatgatatcaaagtcatctgcaaagcctaggagttggctacccttcgtgaaaatcgtgcctctcgtttcgatactcgctCGTCAGATCACCCCCTAAGAGCGCCGTTGAACAACACACAGGATAattcgtcaccttgtctcaaccctcgtcgcgtctcgaagcgAGTCGAGAGTGTCCACGAGTTACGCACGAAATACATCCCTCcgtccaatgtagctctgagcaGTCGCGTCTGTTTATCCgcaaaaccgtgttcgtgcattatctaccatagctggttttgatcgactgtatcttatgctgctttgaaatcaataaatatgtgatgtgtgggcacgttgtactcctggcATTTCTGTAagatcggatggtaaaaatttggccgTAGTTGTGCGAGCCCTCATGAAGCCCGCCGTCCGTTTTTCGGCcacgtttataaagctctgccgacAGGGGGTCCTTACCaccggctttgttggtctttctCTTTAGTAacttgatttctcgtttgacttcttggagatcaggtgctggaatATTACTATCTTCCTATCTATttttccgcctccttctgcaattTCACCAAATTCCACCTGTCGATCACTTCGGGCTCGTTTGTAAGTAGATTATAAAACAGTGCAAAAAGAGACTTAAGTGTATTTGTTTTTAATAGAACACTGAGTAATTTCGCACCAGGTTCTTACACTACAgggcaattacggggctagtgcaacgatcctactaactctatagcagcaccgcccagccaagatttgaacatacgacgactggcttgtctgGCCAAGCATCGtacccgaagctaactggaggTACAACGGTATCACTACTGCTACGGAATTAACGTGGTTCAAAAATTGAGAAAAGCATTTTTTATAGGAATGCAATACACCCGTCCGCCAAGGGGCCAGATagttttcagaaaagttaatttaTTAGTAAACCTTTGCATTTTTATCATGTattatttcctaaatttgctgTGAAATAAATAACAAACGACACGGGTCTGTAAAGAGGAAGAATAGAACATTCAAATGAGGTGAAAAATTTTAGTGGCCTTAGATATGGATCTTCTCTGGAGTTTTTCAGACAATCAGTATATTTTTCAGTCGAGTTTAATCGATATTCATGTAATCAATTTATAATATTTTCGAGTTGAATCTGAAGCAAGATAAATTTGCATAGCaatttaaatatatatttgttaacaatTTTATCTAAGGTAAACAGTTAAAATGTaggatgttggtgcaaaaataataaatttcttTTAAGCAGACCAATAaggtgcaattgcttaagaaattcatTCTTCGCCGTATGAagaccattgcacagtggtccaaacagcgaaatacgtaatcgtgtgatattgcgccgaaacgtgaagttttttgcatgtagtgtctttaggaacatttcttggtacaacaagccccttcttgtgagagaaatctttgggtgattaattccctttaaagtgagatacgaaatttattttctcgtatattcgagatacaggtgtggtactttcggcaaagttgtattaaatatcaatacaaacatctttgccaaagacaccatacttacATCTCggcatggaaattatctatgaagctttattcgtggacaaaccctttaaaacagtataattttgtttacgttgacaatctctttctaacaagttaagttaccagcaattttttcgcctattttcgagtggaaaatgaatgtagacttaaaaatatttgacgcaattaataagggaaaagcttccaaataactaacttaagtttaTTTGTTcaagcgaaaaacttcacgtttcggcgcaatatcacacgatcacgtattttgcTGTttagaccactgtgcattgtaaTGAATACGGTTATGTACGTATTTTCTCCTTGCAGCAGTATTCATTTACGAACATTCTGAAGTATTCGAAATTTGTGACTGTTTGAAGTATTTGAAATTGTCTAAccctgaaaataatttataaatttGCACCTAAACTACTTTTAGTAATTGCTGCtgttggggtcagtcccggcgtagtggtcagcattcacgcctctcacgccgaggacccgggttcaaattccaacccTGTGACTTCTGtgacgaatgacataagctgttaaagtgactataatctaacaaaaaaaaattgctgctAATTGCTAAGTCAATAACTAAATCAAACTAAATGTTATAAAATGACATATCCGGCCATATCGAATGGAAATGTTAATTGTAAATATGTCACTTTTGGTCCAAGTTTAGAGCAGCCAATTGTTATTAGGGTAAATTATATTTCGCCCCCTAGAACCAAATTTCCAAAGAATTGTGAGAGTTTAGGTAGCTTAGTTTGGATTTTTCCAAATTTATGGTTGGTGGTTGGTGAGGGGGCGAAGGCTAATGCATCTCTCCTAATTGTTATTTTTCGCTATTAGTTGGCCAacgtaattaattttattttacgcTTGAAAAATTGAATCGAAATTGAAAACTGATGCATTAAACATGAAAAGACTAACATTTCATATGTCAGATAAATAAAATGGACGACTAAATGATATAACGAAACATGGGAAATTATACTTACTTATTGACAGGTTTGTTCAAATCTGCTGTAAAGATCCACTCAGCAGCTTCTTTTGCTTGGCTACCGGTAAGGAAAAGTTTGCAGAAGTAGCTCAGGTTGAAGAGGGTCGCATCATTGCGACAGGTGAGAGCTTCCTCACCAATCTACaaaaaaatccaattttagCTTTAGATTTTGCAGACGTTATTTACCATTTCAGATTTACCAAATCGTGATGCTGGGGAAAACCAAATGTGTAATCTTTTTTCAATGTCTCCTCGTAGTTCGTGTTGGTATTCTTCGGGTAATCATAATATCCGTACCAATCGTACGGTTGTACAACTACTGTATCTTCGGAAAGGAAGTAACCAGGTCTCTCCCAACCGTGCTTTTCTTCCATCACAGCACCATACTGAATCATTTGCTAAAATATGTTTTTCTCAGTTAGCGAATCAATTGGTTTATTAGTTTAGAAACACATACCTTATGGAACGGATCAACTGTGAAATTTCTACCGGCAAGTGGTTGATCATAAGGAAAGACAATGCTGTAATTCTTTGCGTAAGCTTCATGGCTCCTTTCCGTCGCCCAATTAAGCGCTTTCCTCTGCTTGGGACTGAAACGTCGAACATCGTAGGCGAACATGTGCAAATCGGGCCTATCATTTATAATCCACTGCGCTAGCTGTTCAGCACATCCAGCTCCTAACATCATACCGGCCGAGTTATATCCACAATTATGGAACAACCCGTTAACGATCGGGTCTGGTCCCATCAGCGGTTTGTGATCAGGAGTAAACGATTCAGGCCCACAAACGGTACTCTTAATTCCTGCTTTACCGAAATCCGGGCAAAGCTTGACCGCTCCTTGTATATGGGTATCAAAAATGGTAAAATCTAGATCGTACAGGCCGAAGTGGAAATCAGTTGGGACCTTATCCAGTAAGACCGGATTGTTTTCGTAACCACCCATAGAAATTGATTTTCCCTGAATGCGGAAATATATGGAATAGTCGTGATCACGAATATTAGGTATTTGTTGATGGATGTTGTCCATTGTCTCAGAAATGACGTAGGCATGTTTCATAGGAATCAAAGGCAAATAAACCCCGAGAGGTTCAATTAAATCCTTGCCCCAAACGCCGGTGGCGTTAACAATTGTATTAGTACGTATTATGCCTTTGTTGGTTTCAACGCCCCTGACATCTTTTATACCGAAAAGATTTTCCCCTGTCACAATCTTGCTGGCTAGGCAATCTTCTACTATTACTCCACCGTTTGCGGTTGCTGCCCTTGTCAGGGCGGTGCACATCATGGCAGGATCTACTACCCCATCGGCAGGCGAATACAATGCACCGGTAAATGCTGCTGTGTCTAAAGCTGGAAATAGTTTCTGCGCTTCATCGGGGGTCAATATTTGACTTTCAACTCCGAAACATTTTCCAAGCGTTGATAAACGCTTATACTCTTGAAGTCTTTCTTCGGAGTGTGAAATAAAC is part of the Sabethes cyaneus chromosome 2, idSabCyanKW18_F2, whole genome shotgun sequence genome and harbors:
- the LOC128734648 gene encoding sarcosine dehydrogenase, mitochondrial — translated: MFRLHKRSLENLKVQLSKSKGILSSLGSSLSQRNLSSGTKLPESADVVIIGGGSAGCNTLYQLTQRGIRAVLLEKAKLTAGTTWHTSGLVWSLRPNDVEINLLASTRNLLMTLEEISGHNSGWINNGGLFISHSEERLQEYKRLSTLGKCFGVESQILTPDEAQKLFPALDTAAFTGALYSPADGVVDPAMMCTALTRAATANGGVIVEDCLASKIVTGENLFGIKDVRGVETNKGIIRTNTIVNATGVWGKDLIEPLGVYLPLIPMKHAYVISETMDNIHQQIPNIRDHDYSIYFRIQGKSISMGGYENNPVLLDKVPTDFHFGLYDLDFTIFDTHIQGAVKLCPDFGKAGIKSTVCGPESFTPDHKPLMGPDPIVNGLFHNCGYNSAGMMLGAGCAEQLAQWIINDRPDLHMFAYDVRRFSPKQRKALNWATERSHEAYAKNYSIVFPYDQPLAGRNFTVDPFHKQMIQYGAVMEEKHGWERPGYFLSEDTVVVQPYDWYGYYDYPKNTNTNYEETLKKDYTFGFPQHHDLIGEEALTCRNDATLFNLSYFCKLFLTGSQAKEAAEWIFTADLNKPVNKTIYTCALNKRGGVESDVTVSIVESGQGELHDPIFKGRGYYIVAGGASAYHTKSHIWAAIQDKALRAVVSDHTDELGVLSIQGPKSREILQKITDFDLSDNERLPPNSNAVLSIKINPFYSCSVRVLRVSFVGELGYELHIPAENCNDVYNALMKAGYKDGLRNAGFRALYSLSSEKGYHLWGNDLRSDDTPVEANLEFTCRKRGDYQGRVVVDRQLQNGVNRKLAFFTLNEQVPIWGLEAVYRNGEVISHLRRGEYAYTLHKPIGQAYITRKDGDFVTNEYIKSGRYQIEVMGKLYNAECHLRSPFDPKGERILGIYK